A single window of Sporosarcina sp. 6E9 DNA harbors:
- a CDS encoding ABC transporter permease has translation MTVKWIGKRMMMGLGVLLVVSFLSFFIMHAAPGDPATAFYGGNAQTLNTAEKERISRVFSLDRPLTAQYGSWLVETLKGNLGISYKEGRPVTTILLERLPNTLLLFGVTMFFIIVGSTWLGIIAGMKAGSIWDRGLSTISIATSSIPAFWLGILFISFFAVKLGVLPSSGTGDIGGEGGFWDKLRYLILPATVIIVTHVGIYARFLQESIKEENRKYYATVARANGVKEQVIRKGILRNASFPYLNYIGMTIPSFFGGSIIVESLFSWNGLGQLTVKSVVTKDFPLLMGSIIFIGMLVVISLFIIDLIMYSLNPKLRTGGVQ, from the coding sequence ATGACCGTTAAATGGATTGGGAAGCGGATGATGATGGGGTTAGGTGTTCTCCTTGTCGTCAGCTTCCTTTCTTTTTTTATCATGCATGCCGCGCCAGGTGACCCTGCGACAGCGTTTTACGGTGGCAATGCACAAACATTGAACACGGCTGAAAAGGAAAGAATCAGTCGTGTTTTTTCACTTGATCGTCCCCTTACTGCACAGTATGGCTCGTGGCTCGTTGAAACGTTGAAAGGAAATTTAGGGATTTCCTATAAAGAAGGCCGACCTGTCACAACCATTCTGCTGGAACGGTTGCCGAATACATTGCTGCTTTTTGGCGTAACGATGTTTTTCATCATTGTCGGTTCAACTTGGCTCGGTATAATAGCGGGGATGAAAGCAGGATCTATTTGGGATAGGGGTTTATCAACCATAAGCATCGCAACGTCTTCAATCCCTGCTTTTTGGCTCGGCATTTTATTTATTTCATTTTTCGCTGTTAAACTCGGTGTGCTTCCTTCATCGGGAACAGGGGATATTGGAGGCGAAGGTGGCTTTTGGGATAAACTGCGCTATCTCATTTTACCGGCAACCGTTATTATCGTCACTCATGTAGGCATTTACGCCCGTTTTCTGCAAGAAAGCATTAAAGAAGAAAATCGTAAATACTATGCGACTGTCGCACGTGCTAATGGGGTAAAGGAACAGGTAATTCGAAAGGGCATATTACGTAATGCTTCCTTTCCATACTTGAATTATATTGGAATGACGATTCCTTCATTCTTTGGAGGGTCGATTATCGTTGAATCCCTTTTTTCATGGAATGGACTTGGGCAGTTAACGGTTAAATCTGTCGTTACGAAAGACTTTCCACTTCTAATGGGCAGCATTATTTTTATTGGCATGCTCGTGGTTATTAGTCTCTTTATCATCGATCTTATTATGTATTCATTGAACCCCAAGCTTCGAACAGGGGGCGTACAGTAA
- a CDS encoding ABC transporter substrate-binding protein, with the protein MFRNKLNLFTIFLVILLLLSSCGSKDASGPKTNENRLVYASESEFDGLNPILEETNLDALLFRGLMRFNEKNEPITDIADSIDISDDGLLYTIKLKKGIKFHDGEELTAEDVIFTIESILDDKNASFLKSDFTEVDSIIKLADYELKLKLKHQFTPILDKLTVPILPKHAFEGKEMRTAEFNSQPIGAGPYMFDSWDRGNSLTLKAYQNFHGTKPSIEKVIFKFILDSNVRALQLKSGEVDIALLDPVQVAEMEKVESLKIYDVDSADYRAVLFNMNKDLWKDTDVRRAFSYATDRAQIVNGILKGFGTEAYSPLQKHAFKNEQIEKYEYNVEKAKQLLDEAGWKETNDGFRYKNGEKLAFTITSPASDAVRVNMANYVAEGFKKIGADVKVAALDWSAITIEDADAFMIGWGSPYDADHHTHILFHSEESSLTSTGYNYGSYSNPKVDKLLEQGRLEMNPENRRKIYMAFQEELAEDPPYDFIAYVNAVYGINKNIGGVKERVLGHHGSGFLWNVEEWTWNDR; encoded by the coding sequence ATGTTTAGAAATAAATTGAACTTATTCACAATATTTCTAGTGATTTTATTATTATTATCAAGTTGCGGGAGTAAAGACGCTAGTGGCCCTAAAACAAATGAAAACAGGCTAGTCTATGCATCAGAATCAGAATTTGACGGACTGAATCCAATTCTCGAGGAGACGAATCTCGATGCATTGCTATTTCGCGGATTAATGCGTTTTAATGAGAAAAATGAACCCATTACTGATATTGCAGATTCAATTGATATCTCAGATGACGGCCTGTTATATACGATTAAATTAAAAAAAGGTATCAAGTTTCACGACGGTGAGGAACTTACAGCTGAAGATGTGATTTTCACGATTGAAAGCATTTTGGATGATAAAAATGCATCATTTTTGAAGTCGGACTTTACGGAAGTGGATTCGATAATAAAATTGGCTGATTACGAACTCAAGTTAAAACTAAAACATCAATTCACGCCGATACTGGATAAGCTGACGGTGCCGATTCTTCCGAAGCATGCATTCGAAGGAAAAGAGATGCGAACGGCTGAATTTAATAGCCAACCTATTGGCGCTGGTCCATATATGTTCGATAGTTGGGACCGTGGAAACAGTCTTACGCTGAAAGCTTATCAAAACTTCCATGGAACAAAACCATCAATTGAAAAGGTGATTTTTAAATTTATTCTAGATAGTAATGTTCGTGCATTGCAGTTGAAATCCGGCGAAGTTGATATCGCGCTATTGGATCCTGTGCAAGTAGCAGAAATGGAAAAGGTGGAAAGTCTTAAGATTTACGATGTCGATTCAGCCGATTACCGTGCTGTTTTATTTAATATGAACAAAGACCTTTGGAAAGATACAGATGTCAGGCGTGCATTTAGTTATGCGACAGACCGTGCCCAAATCGTTAACGGTATTTTAAAAGGTTTCGGAACCGAAGCCTATTCACCGCTTCAAAAACATGCTTTTAAAAATGAACAAATCGAGAAGTATGAATATAATGTCGAAAAAGCTAAACAGTTGCTTGACGAAGCAGGCTGGAAAGAAACCAATGACGGTTTCCGTTATAAAAACGGGGAAAAACTGGCGTTTACGATTACTTCGCCTGCCTCGGATGCAGTGCGTGTGAACATGGCAAACTATGTCGCGGAAGGATTTAAGAAAATCGGTGCGGATGTGAAAGTCGCTGCGCTTGATTGGAGCGCTATCACTATTGAAGATGCAGATGCATTTATGATTGGCTGGGGAAGTCCTTATGACGCCGACCATCACACGCATATTTTATTCCACTCAGAGGAATCAAGTTTGACGAGCACGGGTTATAACTACGGAAGTTATTCAAATCCAAAAGTTGATAAACTTCTTGAACAAGGCCGTTTGGAGATGAATCCTGAAAATCGCCGAAAGATATATATGGCGTTTCAAGAAGAGCTTGCGGAAGATCCACCTTATGACTTCATCGCCTATGTAAATGCCGTTTATGGCATTAATAAAAATATCGGCGGCGTGAAAGAACGAGTTCTTGGCCATCACGGTTCGGGTTTCCTTTGGAATGTCGAGGAGTGGACGTGGAATGACCGTTAA
- the tatC gene encoding twin-arginine translocase subunit TatC, which translates to MDPYGDHNRKIMSPLDKPIEKVAVATTEVNEIHSEQGKSDAKNDSSLVGHLTELRKQLIKSIFTFLLFFIIVFVTINLWFPYVTRGHELIVLGPLEVVKFYMSISTALAVGLALPFLCHFLWQFVKPGLNERESQFLSLYSPIMFLLFLGGIAFGYFVVNPLSYNFLVSLGAMNFNVMVSAQEYASFLLMTTVPLGLLFELPIVAMFLATIGLLTADSMKKVRKWSYLSLAVISALITPPDFISQIIVLIPMALLYEISIYIVSRSEQRATTPVEN; encoded by the coding sequence ATGGACCCATATGGTGATCATAATCGTAAAATAATGAGCCCGCTGGATAAACCAATCGAAAAAGTAGCAGTTGCGACAACAGAAGTTAATGAAATTCATTCTGAACAGGGAAAAAGTGACGCTAAGAATGACTCTTCTCTTGTCGGTCATCTCACGGAATTAAGAAAGCAGCTAATTAAAAGCATATTCACTTTTCTACTCTTTTTTATCATCGTTTTTGTGACCATTAATCTATGGTTTCCTTATGTGACACGTGGTCATGAGTTGATCGTTCTCGGTCCTTTGGAAGTAGTAAAATTCTATATGTCGATTTCGACGGCACTTGCGGTGGGTCTTGCCTTGCCTTTTTTATGCCATTTCCTCTGGCAATTTGTGAAGCCCGGATTGAATGAACGTGAAAGCCAATTCTTAAGTTTATATTCACCAATTATGTTTTTACTCTTTTTGGGCGGTATAGCGTTTGGTTACTTTGTCGTGAATCCGCTAAGCTATAACTTTTTGGTTTCCTTGGGGGCGATGAACTTCAATGTCATGGTGTCTGCCCAGGAATACGCTAGTTTCCTTCTAATGACGACGGTGCCATTGGGCTTATTATTTGAGTTGCCCATCGTTGCAATGTTTCTAGCGACAATTGGATTGTTAACAGCGGATTCGATGAAGAAGGTACGAAAATGGTCATACTTATCATTGGCTGTTATTTCGGCGCTCATTACGCCGCCTGATTTCATTAGCCAAATAATTGTGCTCATTCCAATGGCGTTGCTATATGAGATTAGCATCTATATTGTGAGTCGTTCCGAGCAACGAGCTACAACTCCAGTTGAAAATTAA
- the tatA gene encoding twin-arginine translocase TatA/TatE family subunit produces MGGIAAIGVPGLIIILVIVLILFGPRKLPEVGSAVGKTLSEFKKSAKGIMEDDDETVLKEPKKSDQ; encoded by the coding sequence ATGGGTGGAATAGCAGCAATTGGTGTTCCGGGCTTAATCATTATTTTGGTGATTGTGCTGATTTTATTCGGGCCGAGAAAATTGCCCGAGGTTGGTTCCGCAGTCGGAAAAACACTTTCTGAATTCAAAAAATCGGCAAAGGGTATTATGGAAGATGACGATGAAACAGTATTGAAGGAACCGAAGAAATCAGATCAATGA
- a CDS encoding GMC family oxidoreductase, whose translation MVKTLDKVDVVTVGVGWLGGIIGAECAKAGMKVVGIERGKERSTADYLMVHDEYRYAIRYELMQDLSKETITFRNNRKMRALPMRQMGSFLLGEGLGGSGTHWNGHTWRFLPYDFEIKTQTEKKYGKDKLSADYLLQDWGITYDELEPYFDQFEKTAGISGENKNPFAGKRANDFPTPPMKKTPILRKFEKATSNLGYTPFMLPSANLSETYENPDGQTIAACQYCGFCERFGCEYGAKTSPEITVIPTALKTGNYQVRFHGNVVEVLKEGGKATGVRYIDTQTGEEFIQPADVVVLTSYVMNNAKLLMVSGIGEMYDPDTGRGTLGKNYAYQILPGATGFFDEQMNVFMGAGSLGMTIDDLNGDNYDHSELNFIHGASMSITQTGVRPIQTNPVPPDTPAWGPEFKKASIHNYSRTLSVGGQGASIPHKENFLSLDPDYKDAYGVPLLQLTYNFTEQDRNLHKYLTDKAKAIMDEMGAKTTVPGNPLSDYDIVPYQTTHNTGGTIMGASPDDSVVNNYLQHWEVDNLFVVGAGNFPHNGGYNPTGTVGALAYRAAEGIIKYSKAGGSLV comes from the coding sequence ATGGTAAAGACATTGGATAAAGTGGATGTAGTGACTGTCGGGGTAGGATGGTTAGGCGGTATTATTGGTGCTGAGTGCGCAAAAGCTGGGATGAAGGTTGTTGGAATTGAGCGCGGAAAAGAAAGAAGTACAGCGGATTATTTAATGGTGCATGACGAGTATCGCTACGCAATCCGTTATGAATTAATGCAGGATCTATCAAAAGAAACAATCACATTCAGAAATAATCGTAAGATGCGAGCGCTTCCGATGCGCCAAATGGGATCTTTCCTTCTTGGGGAGGGGCTCGGGGGCTCTGGCACCCATTGGAATGGGCATACATGGCGTTTCCTGCCATATGATTTTGAGATTAAAACGCAAACAGAGAAAAAGTACGGAAAAGACAAACTTTCTGCTGATTATCTTCTCCAAGACTGGGGCATTACATATGACGAGTTGGAGCCTTATTTCGATCAATTTGAAAAAACAGCCGGCATATCGGGAGAAAACAAAAATCCGTTCGCTGGGAAGCGTGCAAATGATTTTCCGACGCCTCCGATGAAAAAGACTCCGATTTTAAGAAAGTTCGAGAAAGCGACTAGCAATCTTGGTTATACTCCATTTATGCTGCCTTCAGCTAACTTGTCGGAGACTTATGAAAATCCCGACGGTCAAACAATTGCTGCATGCCAATATTGCGGTTTTTGTGAGCGGTTTGGGTGCGAATACGGGGCAAAAACATCACCGGAAATTACGGTTATTCCAACGGCGCTTAAAACGGGGAATTATCAGGTTCGCTTTCACGGTAATGTCGTAGAGGTGTTGAAAGAAGGCGGTAAAGCGACAGGTGTTCGATATATCGACACGCAAACTGGTGAAGAATTCATACAGCCAGCGGATGTCGTTGTACTGACAAGTTATGTCATGAATAATGCAAAGCTTCTCATGGTATCAGGCATTGGAGAAATGTACGACCCCGATACAGGAAGAGGAACGCTGGGCAAAAACTATGCTTATCAAATCCTTCCGGGCGCAACCGGATTTTTTGATGAACAGATGAATGTGTTCATGGGAGCGGGTTCTCTTGGAATGACAATTGATGATCTCAACGGGGATAACTACGATCATAGCGAGTTAAATTTCATACACGGTGCGAGCATGTCGATTACTCAGACAGGCGTCCGTCCAATCCAAACAAATCCAGTCCCGCCCGACACGCCTGCATGGGGACCGGAGTTTAAGAAAGCATCGATTCATAATTATTCAAGAACACTTAGTGTAGGCGGTCAAGGTGCGTCAATTCCGCATAAGGAAAACTTCTTGTCGCTGGACCCAGATTATAAAGATGCATACGGCGTGCCGTTGCTTCAATTGACGTATAACTTTACGGAACAAGATCGTAATTTACACAAGTATTTAACGGATAAAGCAAAAGCCATTATGGATGAGATGGGCGCAAAGACGACTGTACCTGGAAATCCGCTTTCAGATTATGACATAGTTCCGTACCAAACGACACATAATACGGGTGGGACAATTATGGGGGCAAGTCCCGACGACAGTGTTGTAAATAATTACTTGCAACATTGGGAAGTCGATAATCTGTTCGTGGTTGGCGCAGGAAACTTTCCGCATAACGGTGGTTATAATCCAACCGGCACAGTGGGTGCGCTAGCGTATCGAGCTGCGGAAGGAATTATTAAATACAGTAAAGCCGGCGGTTCGCTAGTTTGA
- a CDS encoding gluconate 2-dehydrogenase subunit 3 family protein, whose translation MTKDNNGLSRREFLKTTGIATGALVGGGVLGSLITHNVTKDNVAGTGKNEAGGEHVGDVFRGRMFFTNVNEFNVLSEAVERIFPEDDLGPGAIGLGVPYFIDNQLAGNYGSNAKEYMKGPFFAGESTQGYQSRLTRAEIFKQGLAKMDEEAKKRFDTGFASLEGNQMDEILTAFQKNEVEMKGVASEFYFKLLRQATLEGAYADPIYNGNINMAGWRMKGFPGHQMAYIKEIENEKYMKIEPKSISSMEH comes from the coding sequence ATGACGAAAGACAATAATGGTTTATCGAGACGTGAATTTCTTAAGACAACCGGGATTGCAACTGGTGCACTAGTAGGCGGAGGCGTACTTGGAAGTCTTATCACGCATAACGTTACCAAGGATAATGTCGCAGGCACTGGAAAAAATGAAGCGGGCGGCGAGCATGTCGGCGATGTATTTCGAGGACGAATGTTCTTTACAAATGTAAACGAGTTCAATGTATTGTCGGAAGCAGTCGAGCGAATTTTCCCGGAAGATGATCTTGGACCTGGGGCAATCGGACTTGGTGTTCCGTACTTCATCGACAACCAATTAGCCGGAAATTACGGAAGCAACGCGAAAGAGTATATGAAAGGGCCATTTTTTGCAGGCGAATCAACCCAAGGATATCAAAGTAGACTTACCCGTGCGGAGATTTTTAAGCAAGGTCTGGCTAAAATGGATGAGGAAGCAAAAAAGAGGTTCGACACGGGTTTTGCATCCCTGGAAGGCAACCAAATGGATGAAATCCTAACCGCATTTCAAAAGAATGAAGTCGAAATGAAAGGCGTCGCTTCAGAATTTTATTTTAAATTACTAAGACAAGCCACGCTTGAAGGAGCATATGCGGATCCAATCTATAACGGAAATATTAATATGGCTGGATGGCGCATGAAGGGTTTCCCGGGTCATCAGATGGCCTATATAAAAGAAATTGAAAATGAAAAGTACATGAAAATTGAACCAAAATCGATTAGCAGTATGGAACATTAA
- a CDS encoding sorbosone dehydrogenase family protein has protein sequence MRKFILLLLLLVIGGCSDSILQQNEVNTMSAKKVATNLESPWSIEKSGGTIFISERSGTIVKVSPDGNQVRENVKLSKPLSNASESGLLGFVLKEDFKQSSEAYAYYVYDLDGTPVNRISSLQYDGSSWVENEILLDGVSSGSVHHGGRLAISPDGVLFATIGDGANPEAAQDLNLLNGKILSYGEDDKFHIFTYGHRNPQGLAWDSQGVLYASEHGQSANDEINLIIEGNNYGWPIIEGDQTAEGIETPILTSGAVNTWAPSGMAFHKNFLYVASLRGQEILVINPENRQVVDTIKGFGRVRDVFSDDESLFFISNNTDGRGNPANDDDVLYQLTIN, from the coding sequence ATGAGAAAATTCATCCTATTATTATTGCTATTAGTAATTGGCGGGTGTTCGGATTCTATTTTGCAACAAAACGAAGTCAATACAATGTCCGCTAAAAAAGTTGCTACAAATCTTGAATCTCCGTGGTCAATTGAAAAGAGTGGCGGTACTATTTTTATTTCAGAACGAAGCGGTACCATCGTCAAAGTTTCTCCTGATGGCAACCAAGTTCGGGAAAACGTAAAGTTGTCTAAACCTTTGTCAAACGCTTCCGAATCAGGGCTATTAGGATTTGTTTTAAAAGAGGATTTCAAACAATCAAGCGAGGCTTATGCTTATTACGTCTATGATCTCGATGGCACGCCTGTGAATCGGATTAGTAGTCTTCAATATGACGGTTCATCTTGGGTTGAAAATGAGATTCTTCTAGACGGGGTCTCTTCTGGTTCCGTTCATCACGGAGGCCGTTTGGCAATTTCCCCTGATGGTGTTCTTTTTGCAACGATTGGGGACGGCGCTAATCCAGAAGCTGCCCAGGATTTAAACTTATTGAACGGTAAGATCTTGTCATACGGTGAAGATGATAAATTCCATATTTTTACGTACGGTCATCGAAATCCACAAGGACTTGCTTGGGATTCACAAGGTGTACTGTACGCATCTGAACATGGACAATCTGCAAATGATGAAATAAATTTGATTATCGAAGGGAATAATTATGGATGGCCAATCATTGAAGGTGATCAAACCGCCGAAGGCATAGAAACACCTATTTTAACTTCTGGCGCCGTAAATACATGGGCACCATCAGGAATGGCTTTCCATAAAAACTTTTTATACGTGGCGTCGCTTCGCGGTCAAGAAATACTTGTTATTAATCCCGAAAATCGTCAAGTTGTTGACACGATCAAAGGTTTTGGCCGCGTTCGTGATGTTTTTTCGGACGACGAATCTTTGTTTTTTATATCGAATAATACCGATGGACGTGGAAATCCTGCGAATGACGATGATGTCTTGTACCAACTAACGATAAATTAA
- a CDS encoding CsbD family protein, producing MTDKGFSDKLKGAGNKAKGEVKDEFGKATDNAKLQAEGKFDKAKGEVQEKIGETKDKFSNRDR from the coding sequence ATGACAGACAAAGGATTTTCGGACAAATTAAAAGGTGCAGGGAATAAAGCCAAAGGCGAAGTAAAAGATGAATTTGGTAAAGCAACGGATAACGCGAAGTTACAAGCCGAAGGTAAATTTGACAAGGCTAAAGGTGAAGTGCAAGAAAAAATTGGAGAAACAAAAGATAAGTTTTCTAATCGAGATCGTTAA
- a CDS encoding general stress protein, whose amino-acid sequence MLHRKFIGIFHSIDTVLYKLTEMKANGYEEDSIHVFSCEQDNISMLEGQTKMDLTGSYGEDWRKGFNTFLGFEESVFNAFNSMGFSDQEAQHYFDEVENGGIAMFVDTAFGNDTTEGDSSADITESGEVLDGRGNDEQLLHSEGTTPRMNTENL is encoded by the coding sequence ATGTTACATAGGAAGTTTATCGGGATATTCCATTCAATCGATACTGTCCTTTATAAACTAACGGAGATGAAAGCGAACGGCTATGAAGAAGATAGTATCCATGTATTTTCATGTGAACAAGATAATATTTCAATGCTTGAGGGCCAGACAAAGATGGATTTAACCGGATCGTACGGAGAGGATTGGAGAAAAGGTTTTAATACGTTTTTGGGATTTGAAGAATCCGTTTTCAATGCTTTCAATTCAATGGGATTTTCAGATCAAGAAGCGCAGCATTACTTTGATGAAGTTGAAAATGGTGGAATTGCGATGTTTGTTGATACCGCTTTTGGTAATGATACGACCGAAGGAGATAGTAGCGCGGATATTACCGAAAGTGGAGAAGTGCTGGATGGTCGAGGGAACGATGAACAATTACTCCATAGTGAAGGAACCACTCCCCGCATGAACACAGAGAATCTGTAA
- a CDS encoding EamA family transporter yields the protein MKQWMYPFMIIFAASSYGILSTIIKLAIHDGFTASEAVTSQYFTGFILAALIYIIVNRSIPKFSGGMTLLLAGLFTATTGTVYGQAVTYMPASIAVVMLFQFTWIGMLLDCIVSRRLPKRIEVISLVLLFGGTIFAAGVIDADISGIPWQGWAWGMASALSFSLFVLINQKQVKGMDTTTRLLFTSFFAAVAIFFFQSPEIVWNGTLIGSGLWIYGLILGVFGIVIPIYLFSIAVPKVGTATASILSAAELPVAVTVSVILLSEPLSFLQVIGIIIILIGMTLPTFIHRRKRNKIVGERSGSY from the coding sequence ATGAAACAATGGATGTATCCGTTTATGATTATCTTTGCGGCGAGCTCTTACGGGATTCTTTCAACAATTATTAAGCTAGCCATTCATGATGGATTTACGGCATCTGAGGCGGTAACTAGTCAATACTTTACGGGTTTTATTCTAGCGGCCCTAATCTATATAATAGTAAATCGTTCAATCCCTAAATTTAGCGGTGGCATGACATTACTTCTCGCTGGATTATTTACTGCGACGACTGGGACCGTTTACGGACAAGCCGTCACGTATATGCCTGCATCGATTGCAGTCGTCATGCTCTTTCAATTCACTTGGATTGGCATGTTATTGGATTGCATCGTGAGTCGCCGTTTACCGAAAAGAATTGAAGTCATTTCACTTGTTCTGCTATTCGGTGGAACGATTTTTGCAGCAGGCGTCATAGATGCAGATATTAGTGGGATTCCATGGCAAGGTTGGGCGTGGGGGATGGCATCTGCGTTAAGTTTTTCACTATTCGTTTTGATCAATCAAAAACAAGTGAAGGGCATGGATACAACAACGCGCTTATTATTTACATCATTTTTTGCAGCGGTCGCAATCTTCTTCTTCCAATCACCTGAAATTGTTTGGAATGGAACACTAATTGGCAGTGGACTCTGGATTTACGGCCTGATCTTAGGTGTATTCGGAATTGTTATTCCTATTTACTTATTCTCAATCGCCGTTCCGAAAGTCGGAACAGCCACTGCATCGATATTGAGCGCAGCGGAACTACCAGTTGCTGTGACAGTTTCAGTCATATTATTGAGCGAACCATTGAGTTTCCTTCAAGTTATTGGGATTATCATTATTCTAATCGGGATGACATTGCCCACATTTATTCATAGACGTAAAAGAAATAAGATTGTAGGTGAACGAAGTGGTAGTTATTAG
- a CDS encoding N-acetyltransferase family protein, with translation MVVIRNSTPADAEKVVPLIIDAIGDIAERMTGEAEPLAIEQSLCELFRRDDNPHSYLYTYVAEIDGNIAGTMVLYSGEIAPQLDRNLSKWLSEKGAKVSEIDPESLPDELYVNTICVDPNFRGKGIGSQLLTFAEDIAKQENIAKLSLNVETEKEAAIRLYKRSGYEIVSPWTIIGEPFHHMVKIVQ, from the coding sequence GTGGTAGTTATTAGAAATTCAACCCCAGCGGATGCAGAAAAAGTAGTACCGCTGATCATCGATGCGATTGGTGATATCGCTGAGCGGATGACGGGCGAAGCTGAACCTTTAGCCATCGAACAAAGTTTATGTGAACTATTTAGACGCGATGACAATCCACATTCCTATCTATATACGTATGTTGCGGAAATCGACGGCAATATTGCAGGAACAATGGTGTTGTATTCGGGAGAAATCGCACCCCAACTCGACAGGAACTTGAGTAAATGGCTAAGCGAAAAAGGTGCTAAGGTTTCAGAGATTGACCCTGAATCACTTCCTGACGAACTATATGTCAATACAATTTGTGTCGATCCGAACTTTCGTGGAAAAGGGATTGGTTCACAATTGCTCACATTTGCCGAAGACATTGCCAAGCAGGAAAACATTGCAAAACTATCTTTAAACGTAGAAACGGAAAAAGAAGCAGCTATCCGACTGTATAAGCGAAGTGGCTATGAAATCGTCTCGCCATGGACAATTATCGGTGAACCGTTTCATCATATGGTGAAGATTGTTCAATAA
- a CDS encoding NADPH-dependent FMN reductase: MKIVALVGSLRKDSFNMQLVKTIKERYSTLFDLDIADIGILPYYNEDTEVAPPREVEQFKKAIEKADAVLISTPEYNWSTSGVLKNALEWLSRMEKPIAGKPVIPMGVTQGGLGTVRAQLHLRQVLLSVEAKTLPPAGNEILIGFANKKFENGELKHEVTLQFLDEVMERFVYFVKELSDKEE, encoded by the coding sequence ATGAAGATTGTAGCACTTGTTGGAAGCCTGCGAAAAGATTCATTCAATATGCAGTTGGTGAAGACGATTAAAGAAAGATATAGCACGCTCTTTGATCTTGATATTGCGGATATTGGTATTCTGCCTTATTACAATGAGGATACTGAAGTCGCTCCGCCCAGGGAAGTCGAACAATTTAAGAAGGCAATCGAAAAAGCGGATGCGGTACTTATAAGTACACCCGAATATAATTGGTCCACTTCTGGTGTTTTAAAAAATGCGTTGGAATGGTTATCTAGGATGGAAAAGCCGATTGCAGGGAAGCCGGTAATTCCGATGGGGGTCACTCAAGGCGGGCTCGGAACCGTTCGAGCGCAATTGCATTTGAGACAAGTGCTATTAAGTGTGGAAGCCAAAACATTGCCTCCCGCGGGAAATGAAATCCTGATTGGGTTTGCCAATAAGAAATTTGAAAACGGTGAACTTAAACATGAAGTAACGCTACAGTTTTTGGATGAAGTAATGGAGCGCTTTGTTTATTTTGTGAAGGAGCTAAGTGATAAAGAGGAATGA
- a CDS encoding RNA polymerase sigma factor: MEKDEWIVMIKKGDKESFRHFYNAYSESAIRIATAITRNREMAKDAVQETFIRVYRQIRSYNSKLPFDPWFYRILTNECLRLLKKESPLSKYEHPDLENNPALSEESFDHLSDLYAIIQSLDDAHRIPLILKYIKGFSEKEIAEILSLNQNTVKSRLFKGRKRLKEQLNPTGKEDSMQ; this comes from the coding sequence ATGGAAAAAGACGAATGGATTGTCATGATAAAAAAAGGCGACAAGGAATCATTCCGCCATTTTTATAACGCATATTCGGAATCTGCCATCCGTATAGCCACCGCCATTACACGCAATCGCGAAATGGCTAAAGATGCTGTACAAGAGACTTTCATACGCGTCTATCGTCAGATCAGAAGCTATAATTCGAAATTGCCATTCGATCCCTGGTTTTATCGGATATTGACCAATGAATGTCTGCGGTTGTTGAAGAAAGAGTCACCTCTTTCAAAATACGAACATCCAGACTTAGAAAATAATCCGGCATTGTCGGAAGAATCCTTTGATCATCTATCCGATTTATACGCCATAATCCAATCGCTAGATGATGCACACCGAATCCCACTCATCTTAAAATATATTAAAGGATTCAGTGAAAAAGAAATCGCAGAGATTCTTTCGTTGAATCAAAACACAGTAAAATCACGGCTGTTTAAGGGCAGGAAACGACTAAAAGAACAGTTGAACCCAACCGGAAAGGAGGACTCGATGCAATGA